The DNA region GCCATCCCTGTCTGGCCGCGGCTGCAACGATGCGCAGGCTGACCACAGCGTTGCTGGACACCACCGCGCAGGGACCCTTCGCGCGCTGGCGCAACTGCAGCAAGGCCGCATCCAGTCCGCTGGGGTCTTCCGCACGACTTTCGTAACAGGCGCCGGTCGTGCCGGGGGTGGCATCCACGAACTGCGTAAAGGCCTGGACGCGCTCGATGCGCGAACTGACCGTGCCCAGCGGCTCAGTCACCAAGAGCAAGTCGCGATAGCCGGCTTCCAGCAAATGCCCCCCACTCAGTTCGATGGCCTGCCAGTTGTCCAGCGAGACGAAATCCACTTCCAGGCCGCGGTGCAGACGATCGACCAGCACGACCGGCTTGCCCTGGCGGGCTGTTTCAAGGGCTGCACCGGCATCGTGACCCATGGTGTTCAGGATAAAGCCTTCAACCTTGTACGAGGTCAAAGCCCGTATGCCGGCGCTTTCGCGCTCCAGATCATTGCCCAGGTTGAACAACATGACCAAGTACCCTGCTTCGCGACACGCGTGTTCCGCGCCGCGCAGCACGGCGACCGAATACGGGTTGGTGATATCTGCGACCACCAGACCAATCAGCCGCGAGCGACCCCGCTTGAGCGACTGCGCCATCGGGCTGGGCGAATACCCCAGCTCGGCTACAGCCAGTTCAACGCGTCGCGCGATCTCGGGCGTAAGCAAGGTTTCGCGGTGATTGAAGAAACGCGACACCGTTGCCTTGGACACCCCGGCCCGGCGCGCCACATCCGCGATGGTGCTGCGTTCACTTTCTTTAGTCATGCTGCAAGGATACCCAAGCGTTGTTTGTTACGAGCTCGTAGCCAATCGTACAGGATACTGGCGCTCGGGCGCGAAGGGCTTTACAAGCTCGGCCAGCTGTAGCTTAATTACAGAAAGCTGCTTCCCACTTCGCAAGGACTTTTACATGGCCACTACCCCCGCCTTCGACATGGTCTTCTTTGGCGGAACGGGCGATCTGGCTCTGCGCAAACTCATCCCCTCTCTTTATCAGGCCCATAAGGCGGGCGCCCTGAACGACGATGGCCGCATCGTCGCCTTGGGCCGGAAAGCGTTCGGCCTGCAGGGCTACCTGGCGCTGCTGGAGGAACGGGTAAGGCCGCGCCTGGGCGTGGACTACGATGAACTGACCTGGAGCAGCTTCATCAAACGGCTGCATTACCAGACACTGGACGCCGGCAATCTGCCGGACTTCGAGTCGCTGGCGGCCCTGCTCGGTTCGGATCATGGCCGCGTCACCGTTTGCTACCTGGCGACAGCCCCGCAGCTATTCATACCGATTTGCCGTCAATTGGCAGCCATAGGTCTTAATCATCCTAACGCGCGCGTGGTGCTGGAAAAGCCATTGGGACACGACCTGGAATCGTCCAACGCGATCAACGCCGCCGTTGGCCAGTGGTTTGAGGAGAACCAGATCTATCGCATCGATCACTACCTGGGCAAGGAGTCGGTGCAGAACCTGATGGCGGTGCGCTTCGGTAATACCCTGTTCGAACCCCTGTGGCGACGCGAGTGGATAGACAACGTCCAGATCACCATCGCGGAAGAACTGGGCGTGGAAGAACGCGGCGAGTTCTACGATCGCACGGGCGCCCTACGCGACATGCTTCAAAGCCATTTGCTGCAGTTACTGTGCATCGTGGCCATGGAGCCACCGGCCAGTCTGTCGGAAGATGCGATACGCGACGAAAAACTCAAGGTACTGAAATCGCTCAAGCCTTTCACCCCTGAAGACGTGCTGAGCAAAACCGTCCGGGGGCAGTACCGCAGCGGTGCCATCAAGGGCATGCCGGTGGCGGGCTATCGCGACGAACACAAGGTGGCCCCGGACAGCAACACCGAGACCTTCGTCGCCATGCAGGCAGAAGTTTCCAACTGGCGTTGGGCGGGTGTGCCGTTCTTTTTGCGCACGGGTAAACGGATGCAGGAGCGCGTCGCCGAGATCGTGATCAACTTTCGCGATGTGCCCCATGCCTTGTTCCCCATGCCAATAGGCCTGCATTCGGCCAATCGCCTGGTGATCCGACTGCAGCCCAAGGAAAGCGTGCGCCTGTATTTCCTTGCCAAAGAACCCGGCGACGCCATGAACCTGCAGTCCACCTATTTGAATCTGGACTTCCATACCATGTTCCAGGCGCGATGGGCTGACGCCTACGAGCGCTTGTTGCTGGACGTCATACGCGGCCGCCTGGCCTTGTTCATGCGGCGAGACGAACAGGCGGAAGCCTGGTGCTGGGTCGAACCCATACTGGCCTGCTGGGCGCAGCATGCCATCGCACCTAAAACCTATACTGCCGGCAGTTGGGGGCCAGCCGCATCCAGCGGCCTGCTCTCGCGCGCCGGCATCGTATGGCATGAAGAGAGCTGATATGTGGCATGAATTTACATCCAGCGCGGACTGCGTCGACGCCATGGTGCGTGACATCGGCAAGCAGCTGCAGCGCGAAGTCAACGAAACCGGAACCGCCACCTTGGCGGTGTCGGGCGGACGCTCACCCATTCCATTGTTCCAGGCGCTGGCACAGACCGAGCTGCCCTGGCGGCAGATCACTGTTGCGCTGGTCGACGAGCGACACGTGCCGCTTGACCATCCGGACAGCAACGAGAAACTGGTACGCAGCTATTTGCTGCAAAACAAGGCGGCCCAGGCGAAATTTGCGGGACTGGTAAGCGACCCCGACGACATCGCGGCCAGCGTGTCCCAGGCCAATACACAGCGCAATGATCTAACGATGGTGATTTTGGGCATGGGCGACGACGGCCATACGGCCTCGCTGTTCCCCGAGGCGCCGCAGTTGGCGCAAGGGCTTGCGCCAGATCAGGTCAAACGCTATCTGCATATGACGCCTGGGACGGCCGCGCATGAGCGCATCAGCATGACGCTTGCGGCAATGCTGGGCAGCAAACGGATAGTGCTGGCCATCGCTGGCGAGCACAAGCGACGTGTTTACGAAGCAGCCGCCCAACAAGTCACACGAACGCTGCCCATCAGCTATGTCATTGCCCAGAAGGGAGTTCCCCTAGATGTCTATTGGCATCCCTGAGCGGCCGCCGCGCCTGATTGCCGATATTGGCGGCACGCACGCGCGCTTCGCGCTGTGCACCTCCATACTCGACATCTCGCATGTCAGTGTCCTGGCTGTCGCGGACTTCGCTTCCATTACGGAGGCCATCCGGCACTACCTGGCCACCCATGGCAACCCGGCCATTCTGGAAGCCGCCATCGGTATCGCCAACCCGGTACTGGGCGACCATATCCAGATGACGAACTTCCCTTGGGAGTTCTCGATAGAAACGGCGCGCCGGACGCTGGGCCTGAACAGCTTGCATGTCATCAATGACTTCACCGCATTGGCGTTAGCGCTGCCCCACCTGGACGCCGCAAACCTGGTACCTGTTGGCGGCGGATGCAGTGTGCCGGGCACGCCGCTGGGCGTACTGGGTCCGGGTACCGGCTTGGGCGTCTCTGCACTTGTCCCCACCCAATCCGGCGGATGGGCACCCTTGGCCGCCGAAGGCGGGCATGTCAGCTTCGCGCCGGCTGATGAGCGCGAACTTATGCTCTGGCAAGCTGCACGGCAAGCCCACGGCCATGTATCCATGGAGCGCATGCTGTCGGGCCCGGGGCTAGAGTTCATCTACAACACCCTATGCCGCCACCATGATCGCGAGCCGCGCCTGCAAACCGCCGCCGCCATCAGCCGCGACGGCATGGACGGCGCGGACGATCTCAGTCGCTGGGCGCTGGACGCCTTTTGCGCCATCCTTGGCACAGCCGCCAGCGACCTGGCCGTCACCTTGGGGGCACGGGCTGGCATTTATATCGGTGGCGGCATTGTGCCCAAGCTGGGCAGCTACTTCCTGCAGTCGCCCTTCCGTCAGCGCTTCGAAGACAAGGGAAGGTTCTCGGCTTATCTGGCCGCCATCCCCGTCTTCGTCATCACCGACGATCATCCCGCACTGCTTGGTGCCGCCGCTTATCTGGACGCCTATCTGAATGACTAATCCCTTGCTGGCAAAAATCGAGCAGCAATTGCCCATGTTCAGCACGGCAGAGCGCAAGGTGGCCCAGTTGATTCTGGAGCAGACCCACGGCGTGGCCAAATCTGCGCTGGGCGATGTTGCGCATCTGGCACAGGTGAGCGAACCCACGGTCATACGATTCTGCCGTTCCATGGGTTACCGCGGCTGGCCCGACTTCAAGATCAAGCTGGCAGCCGGCCTGATGGCGGGCGTACCCTACGTGCACTCTTCGCTGCGCGAAGACGATGGAACAGCGGTGCTGGCGGCCAAGGTGCTGGACAACGCCGTGTCCGCGTTCTTGCGCGTGCGCAATGAGATCAATGCCGACCATCTGGACGCGGCCATCGACCTGATCGCCGCCGCCCGCCGGGTCGAGTTCTACGGCGTGGGTAATTCCGGCATCGTGGCAAGCGATGCTCAGCATAAGTTTTTTCGGCTGGACCTCTGCACCGTGGCGTATTCGGACAGCCATGTGCAATTGATGGCGGCCTCGCTGCTGGGGCCGCGCGACGTCCTGGTTGCGATTTCGCATTCAGGTCGCTCACGTGCTTTGCTGGACGCCGTCAAGGTGGCCCTGAAAAACGGCAGCCCGGTTGTCGCCATCACTGCATCGGGCACGCCGCTGGCCGAAATGGCAACAGTGATGCTGCGCGCCGACACGCAGGAAGACACCGAAGTCTACAGTCCCATGATCTCGCGCCTGGTCCATCTGGCCCTGATCGATGTGCTGGCATTGGGGGTTGCCCTGAGGCGCGGCAAGGAAGCCAGCCGCACACTGGAAAAAACCAAGAAGAGCCTGGCACAAGCGCGCCAGGCTTGACGGGTGCGCTTGTGCGCTTACATGCAGGCTGTCATGCCGCCATCCACGGTCAGGACTTGGCCGGTCACGAAGCCGGATTCTTTTGCAGCCAGAAACACCAGGGCCGAAGCGATGTCTTCGGGTTCGCCCCAGCGCTTCTGCGGCACCCGGTCATAAAGCCAGCTTGTGAACTCGGCGTCATCCCATAATTTGCGGGTCAGTTCGGTCTTGATATAGCCCGGGGC from Pollutimonas thiosulfatoxidans includes:
- a CDS encoding LacI family DNA-binding transcriptional regulator, whose amino-acid sequence is MTKESERSTIADVARRAGVSKATVSRFFNHRETLLTPEIARRVELAVAELGYSPSPMAQSLKRGRSRLIGLVVADITNPYSVAVLRGAEHACREAGYLVMLFNLGNDLERESAGIRALTSYKVEGFILNTMGHDAGAALETARQGKPVVLVDRLHRGLEVDFVSLDNWQAIELSGGHLLEAGYRDLLLVTEPLGTVSSRIERVQAFTQFVDATPGTTGACYESRAEDPSGLDAALLQLRQRAKGPCAVVSSNAVVSLRIVAAAARQGWRLGGDIGLVGIDDTPWAPYVGPGITAVSQPTDELGRLAAQCLMQRLQGLQAAPRSILLPGTLHARGSTQR
- the zwf gene encoding glucose-6-phosphate dehydrogenase, which translates into the protein MATTPAFDMVFFGGTGDLALRKLIPSLYQAHKAGALNDDGRIVALGRKAFGLQGYLALLEERVRPRLGVDYDELTWSSFIKRLHYQTLDAGNLPDFESLAALLGSDHGRVTVCYLATAPQLFIPICRQLAAIGLNHPNARVVLEKPLGHDLESSNAINAAVGQWFEENQIYRIDHYLGKESVQNLMAVRFGNTLFEPLWRREWIDNVQITIAEELGVEERGEFYDRTGALRDMLQSHLLQLLCIVAMEPPASLSEDAIRDEKLKVLKSLKPFTPEDVLSKTVRGQYRSGAIKGMPVAGYRDEHKVAPDSNTETFVAMQAEVSNWRWAGVPFFLRTGKRMQERVAEIVINFRDVPHALFPMPIGLHSANRLVIRLQPKESVRLYFLAKEPGDAMNLQSTYLNLDFHTMFQARWADAYERLLLDVIRGRLALFMRRDEQAEAWCWVEPILACWAQHAIAPKTYTAGSWGPAASSGLLSRAGIVWHEES
- the pgl gene encoding 6-phosphogluconolactonase translates to MWHEFTSSADCVDAMVRDIGKQLQREVNETGTATLAVSGGRSPIPLFQALAQTELPWRQITVALVDERHVPLDHPDSNEKLVRSYLLQNKAAQAKFAGLVSDPDDIAASVSQANTQRNDLTMVILGMGDDGHTASLFPEAPQLAQGLAPDQVKRYLHMTPGTAAHERISMTLAAMLGSKRIVLAIAGEHKRRVYEAAAQQVTRTLPISYVIAQKGVPLDVYWHP
- a CDS encoding glucokinase, producing MSIGIPERPPRLIADIGGTHARFALCTSILDISHVSVLAVADFASITEAIRHYLATHGNPAILEAAIGIANPVLGDHIQMTNFPWEFSIETARRTLGLNSLHVINDFTALALALPHLDAANLVPVGGGCSVPGTPLGVLGPGTGLGVSALVPTQSGGWAPLAAEGGHVSFAPADERELMLWQAARQAHGHVSMERMLSGPGLEFIYNTLCRHHDREPRLQTAAAISRDGMDGADDLSRWALDAFCAILGTAASDLAVTLGARAGIYIGGGIVPKLGSYFLQSPFRQRFEDKGRFSAYLAAIPVFVITDDHPALLGAAAYLDAYLND
- a CDS encoding SIS domain-containing protein; its protein translation is MTNPLLAKIEQQLPMFSTAERKVAQLILEQTHGVAKSALGDVAHLAQVSEPTVIRFCRSMGYRGWPDFKIKLAAGLMAGVPYVHSSLREDDGTAVLAAKVLDNAVSAFLRVRNEINADHLDAAIDLIAAARRVEFYGVGNSGIVASDAQHKFFRLDLCTVAYSDSHVQLMAASLLGPRDVLVAISHSGRSRALLDAVKVALKNGSPVVAITASGTPLAEMATVMLRADTQEDTEVYSPMISRLVHLALIDVLALGVALRRGKEASRTLEKTKKSLAQARQA